In the Primulina tabacum isolate GXHZ01 chromosome 15, ASM2559414v2, whole genome shotgun sequence genome, CTCCACCTGAGGGTTAAATGAATCTTCGGATCAAAGTCAGATCGCCGCCGCTTTCCGCCTCCTCCTCCCCACCGTCCCCTTCTTCCTTGCTTCTCCATCACGGTAAAACCACAATGGCGAGAATGCCCCGTAAATCTTTCTTAAAACTCACCATTGCCTTCGCCTGCCTTCTATCCCTCTTTGCACTCTATTCCTTCCTCGTCTACGCTAATCCTCCCAATCACACcacaaatattaaatttaataatttgcatgataGCAGTATTTATATCAAGAAAAAGGTGAAGATTTATATGTATGAATTGCCGAGAAGATTTACTTACGATGTTATTGATAGCTATACGGCAGCGCGTGGAGGAGAAATCGTGGGGGATGACGCGCAGAAGAGGTACCCTGGGAATCAGCACTCCGCTGAATGGTATTTGTTTTCCGATCTAAATCATCCTATTGAGGAGCGGGTAGAATCGGCCGTCACCCGGGTCATGGACCCGGAAGAAGCCGACCTCTTCTACGTGCCTTTTTTCTCTTCGTTGAGTCTTGTGGTTAATCCCAATCGACCCACGACCGTGAGCTCGTTTCCTGATGGCAATACATATAGTGATGAGCAAACACAGGTACCTCATACAAGATTCTTTGAAAATAATGTTCTCTTCTTGTATAAAAAAAGACTTAAATCCTACTGGTGTATTGTAGCTTTCGAAGTGTTGGGAATTTTCATAGCTAACACCCGAGAATGTTGGATGCAATTTTCTTGTCTTAGTTTTTTCTTAAGTCGATGTCATGATCCTAGTTGGTCCCATTCTGAGAGTGTGGAAATTGGTACTTTAAATAGTCGTTGGCTCACTCACTTTTGTAGCAGTTTAGTGGGATTATCCCTAGAGTCGTAACATAGCATATCCGGCATTGAAAAACTCAAAATGTTCATAGTATGCAGTGGATTGTTGATAATCAGGTAAAGGGCCGTGTACTCATTATTCTTGGTAATTACTGATGTAGGAGGATTTGATAGATTGGTTGGAAGACCAGGTGTATTGGAAGAGGAACAAGGGCTGGGATCATGTATTTATTTGTCAGGATCCCAATGCTCTGTACAAGGTAATTGATACGGTGAAGAATGGAGTGCTATTGGTTTCAGATTTTGGGCGGCTGGGACGCAATCAGGCATCCCTGGTTAAGGATGTGATTCTCCCATATTCGCACAGAATTAAGACATACCAGGGGGATATAGGAATTGAAAATCGCAAGGCACTGCTGTTCTTTATGGGAAACCGGTACCGAAAAGAGGTAACTATTGGTTTCTTTTCCTTGCAATGGATGTATGAAATCTGTCGTGAAATTGTTGTGCATCACACCAGCTAGTTAGGGGTGGATATTGTAACTTGACGCATTCCATACATGATATATCCTTGATTTTTATCAATTTTCACCTTGCTAATGAGTTtggatcaattaaattaaataatattcttgatttaTATTGTAGACATTTACCAGATGAGTAATTCAGATCTTAAACATCGAGTCAAGTGAAAGATTATTTGTGGCAGCATGTGTTGATTATGGGAGTAATTTGACAAGGAATATTTACCTCTGAATGCTCATTATTTATGAACTTGCAATTATTCTCTAGGGAAATAACTTGCTCACTTTCATTATATTCTTATGGTATTGTTTCACAGGCATCTCTCTATAAGATGTACTTTTGATGCATTAGccattatttatgaaatattgtGGACGCCTGAGCCTCAATAATCTGTGTACATTTTACACCGTTGAAGCCTTTTCAAGCATTAAATAGACAAGGATATTAGAGATGCCCGGGAGATGATTGATTCACTTGTAAAAATGTCTTGCATGCATCCATGCTTTGTCCGTGTCTGGTGATAAATATTTTCCTTGGTTGGAGACTGCAGGGGGGTAAGATTCGAGACTTGCTTTTCCAAGTTCTTGAGAATGAACCAGAAGTTATTATCAAACATGGAGCTCAGTCCAGGGAGAGTCGTCGCATGGCATCGCAAGGGATGCACACGTCAAGGTTTTGTTTACATCCAGCTGGGGATACTCCATCAGCTTGCCGACTTTTTGATGCTATAGTGAGCTTGTGTGTGCCAGTTATTGTTAGTGACTACATTGAGCTGCCCTTTGAGGATGTCATAGACTATAGAAAGATTGCTGTTTTTGTTGATTCTGATACAGCTGTTACCCCTGGAAATCTCGTAAAATTGCTGAGGGGAGTGAGTTCAGAGAGGATCTTGGAGTTTCAAAAGGAGTTGAAACAGGTAGTTCTGAGGTGATTGACCCCACCTGTGCCTGGGAAAGAGCCAGCTTTCTTTTACATGCTTGAAATAAATCCTGGAAAAACCACCATTTATGTTTACATACATTTTTCAAGAGTGATATTTCCTCCGTTGTTTGATTTATTTCCTGTGTATAAGCAATAAACAATTGAGAGGACTGTTTGAGATGGTTTACAGGCATTTTATGTGTGTTCGCTTGAAGCATTGATTAGGAA is a window encoding:
- the LOC142526778 gene encoding putative arabinosyltransferase ARAD1 isoform X2: MNLRIKVRSPPLSASSSPPSPSSLLLHHGKTTMARMPRKSFLKLTIAFACLLSLFALYSFLVYANPPNHTTNIKFNNLHDSSIYIKKKVKIYMYELPRRFTYDVIDSYTAARGGEIVGDDAQKRYPGNQHSAEWYLFSDLNHPIEERVESAVTRVMDPEEADLFYVPFFSSLSLVVNPNRPTTVSSFPDGNTYSDEQTQEDLIDWLEDQVYWKRNKGWDHVFICQDPNALYKVIDTVKNGVLLVSDFGRLGRNQASLVKDVILPYSHRIKTYQGDIGIENRKALLFFMGNRYRKEGGKIRDLLFQVLENEPEVIIKHGAQSRESRRMASQGMHTSRFCLHPAGDTPSACRLFDAIVSLCVPVIVSDYIELPFEDVIDYRKIAVFVDSDTAVTPGNLVKLLRGVSSERILEFQKELKQVVLRCKGTSSTKTQMGL
- the LOC142526778 gene encoding putative arabinosyltransferase ARAD1 isoform X1 codes for the protein MNLRIKVRSPPLSASSSPPSPSSLLLHHGKTTMARMPRKSFLKLTIAFACLLSLFALYSFLVYANPPNHTTNIKFNNLHDSSIYIKKKVKIYMYELPRRFTYDVIDSYTAARGGEIVGDDAQKRYPGNQHSAEWYLFSDLNHPIEERVESAVTRVMDPEEADLFYVPFFSSLSLVVNPNRPTTVSSFPDGNTYSDEQTQEDLIDWLEDQVYWKRNKGWDHVFICQDPNALYKVIDTVKNGVLLVSDFGRLGRNQASLVKDVILPYSHRIKTYQGDIGIENRKALLFFMGNRYRKEGGKIRDLLFQVLENEPEVIIKHGAQSRESRRMASQGMHTSRFCLHPAGDTPSACRLFDAIVSLCVPVIVSDYIELPFEDVIDYRKIAVFVDSDTAVTPGNLVKLLRGVSSERILEFQKELKQVQRYFEYEDPNGTVKEIWRQVSLKLPFIKLMSNRDKRIVIRDSKEPDCSCLCSNQSGMHMIL